A single window of Neospora caninum Liverpool complete genome, chromosome XII DNA harbors:
- a CDS encoding Calmodulin, related: protein MHSRKAAGSLPRGRGAGKKTELTEEQRQEIKEAFDLFDTDGSGCIDAKELKVAMRALGFEPKKEEIRKMIADVDKDGTGSVDFQEFLSLMTVKMAERDPREEILKAFRLFDDDETGKISFKNLKRVSKELGENLTDEELQEMIDEADRDGDGEINEEEFIRIMRKTNLF from the exons ATG CATAGTCGAAAAGCAGCGGGCTCTCTGCCACGTGGCCGGggggcggggaagaagacagagttGACGGAGGAGCAGAGGCAAGAAATCAAGGAAGCGTTTGACTTGTTTGACACAGATGGCTCGGGATGCATCGACGCAAAGGAGCTCAAAGTGGCGATGCGAGCTCTGGGCTTCGAAcccaagaaggaagag ATTCGCAAGATGATCGCGGACGTCGATAAAGACGGCACAGGGAGCGTAGATTTCCAGGAGTTTCTCAGCCTGATGACTGTCAAGATG GCAGAGCGCGATCCGCGCGAGGAGATTCTCAAGGCGTTTCGGCTCTTTGATGATgacgagacagggaaaaTCTCGTTCAAG AATTTGAAACGCGTCTCAAAAGAGCTCGGCGAGAATTTGACGGATGAAGAACTTCAGGAAATGATTGACGAGGCCGACCGCGACGGCGATGGTGAAATCAATGAAGAGGAATTTATTCGTATCATGAGAAAAACAAATCTTTTCTAG